In Xenorhabdus poinarii G6, the following are encoded in one genomic region:
- a CDS encoding hemin-degrading factor, giving the protein MNPTLYERYLQAKAENKAKYARDLAAYLNVSEGELLHSRVGIDAKRLNIDAPTLLQELAAVGETKAITRNDFAVHEHIGRYENTKFSPHVGLILNPRELDLRLFFDHWSSVFSLVEPAQNGLRHSIQFFDRQGDALHKVYATRNTDMAAWEALIEKYQTNENPALVIQPEEIPEHAEVTDQLKVQLDEEWRAMTDVHQFFIMMKRHNLNRQQIFNAVKEDLAYRVDNSALTKLVEVAHQDQNEIMIFVGNRGCVQIFTGKLARLMPYQAENSHQKWLNIFNHNFTLHLIESAIAESWVTRKPTDCGFVTSLELFDANGNQIAQLYGQRTEGTPEQAQWREQIAALPKLQPEQETCLA; this is encoded by the coding sequence GTGAATCCAACTCTTTATGAACGTTACTTACAAGCCAAAGCAGAAAACAAAGCCAAATACGCACGCGATCTGGCCGCTTATCTTAATGTCAGCGAAGGAGAGTTATTGCATAGCCGTGTCGGTATTGATGCAAAGCGTTTAAATATTGATGCGCCTACTCTGCTTCAGGAACTGGCCGCAGTTGGTGAAACCAAGGCGATTACCCGTAATGACTTCGCCGTTCATGAACATATTGGACGCTACGAGAATACAAAATTCAGCCCACATGTCGGTTTGATCCTCAACCCACGTGAGCTTGACCTACGCCTATTCTTTGACCACTGGAGTAGCGTTTTCTCTTTAGTTGAACCAGCTCAAAATGGTCTGCGCCACAGCATTCAATTTTTTGATCGCCAGGGTGATGCATTACATAAAGTTTATGCAACCCGTAATACTGACATGGCTGCATGGGAAGCCCTGATCGAAAAATACCAGACCAATGAAAATCCTGCTCTGGTGATCCAGCCGGAAGAAATCCCTGAGCATGCGGAAGTCACCGACCAACTGAAAGTACAGCTAGATGAAGAATGGCGCGCAATGACTGACGTTCATCAATTCTTTATCATGATGAAACGCCACAATCTTAATCGCCAACAAATTTTCAACGCAGTGAAAGAGGACTTGGCATATCGTGTTGATAATTCAGCATTAACTAAACTTGTTGAAGTCGCTCATCAAGATCAAAATGAAATCATGATCTTTGTCGGAAACCGTGGTTGTGTTCAGATTTTCACCGGCAAACTGGCGCGTCTGATGCCTTATCAGGCAGAAAATTCTCATCAAAAATGGCTCAACATTTTCAACCACAATTTCACTCTGCATCTGATTGAAAGTGCTATTGCCGAAAGTTGGGTAACCCGCAAACCAACAGACTGTGGTTTTGTCACCAGCCTGGAATTATTTGATGCAAATGGCAATCAAATCGCCCAACTGTATGGTCAGCGTACTGAAGGCACGCCTGAACAAGCCCAATGGCGCGAACAGATCGCCGCTTTGCCTAAACTGCAACCAGAACAGGAAACGTGTCTAGCATGA
- a CDS encoding heme/hemin ABC transporter substrate-binding protein has product MKKWLLTFMLTLSCNAFSTERIVTIGGDVSEIVFALGEGQHVVARDSTSLNPKALLSLPDIGYMRMLNAEGILSMRPSLVITSESAQPSLALKQVEDSGVKVIKVTSETSLEAVPEKIMTVARAVNQEKRGQELVAQYRQQLASITTSAIPTKIVFVMSHGGIMPMAAGQETAADQIIRTLGAKNAMQGFKGYRPLSQEGVIASKPDLLLISTEGLKTLGGMDKVWQLPGLSFTPAGKKKQVVVVDEMGLLGFSLQTPTVMKQVRDVAEKVQ; this is encoded by the coding sequence ATGAAAAAATGGCTTCTAACATTTATGCTGACCCTCTCTTGCAACGCGTTCTCTACTGAACGCATTGTGACAATTGGTGGCGATGTGTCTGAAATTGTTTTTGCTCTTGGCGAAGGACAGCATGTTGTTGCAAGGGACAGCACCAGCCTAAACCCCAAAGCACTGCTTTCTCTACCCGATATCGGGTATATGAGAATGTTGAATGCAGAAGGGATTTTATCCATGCGCCCCTCACTGGTGATCACCAGTGAATCAGCTCAGCCTTCTCTGGCACTCAAGCAAGTTGAAGATTCGGGTGTAAAAGTCATTAAAGTGACCAGCGAAACCTCGTTAGAAGCCGTTCCTGAAAAAATTATGACCGTCGCCAGGGCGGTCAACCAGGAAAAACGGGGTCAGGAACTGGTTGCCCAATATCGGCAACAGTTAGCCAGCATAACCACGTCTGCGATTCCCACTAAAATCGTTTTTGTCATGAGTCACGGTGGTATCATGCCAATGGCGGCGGGGCAAGAAACAGCAGCAGATCAGATTATCCGCACCCTTGGTGCAAAAAATGCCATGCAAGGCTTTAAAGGATACCGTCCATTATCGCAGGAAGGGGTTATTGCCAGTAAACCAGATTTGTTACTGATCAGCACCGAAGGGCTAAAAACGTTGGGGGGGATGGATAAAGTCTGGCAGCTTCCCGGATTAAGTTTCACGCCAGCTGGAAAGAAAAAACAGGTTGTGGTAGTTGATGAAATGGGTTTGCTTGGGTTTAGTTTGCAAACACCAACGGTGATGAAACAAGTCCGTGATGTTGCGGAGAAAGTGCAATGA